In Simplicispira sp. 125, one DNA window encodes the following:
- a CDS encoding energy transducer TonB, protein MFVAEEFMYGLGPTPAVARHAARWQRRAGSWLAVVLAHGVVVALVLSISPQARQALDQVIQASLILPQSLPVAPPEQPKPPAPQSPPKRQRVLPPPRPAPVLAAVPRADAAPESFVAAPALVEPTPAAAVDPGPVIAAPAAPPAPLVPPVFNANYLENPVPQYPPASRRMGEEGRVMLRVYVSAKGRAERVEIKTSSGFDRLDRAAMDAVQDWRFVPARRGDEVVAAWVLVPVSFVMRVS, encoded by the coding sequence ATGTTTGTTGCTGAAGAATTCATGTATGGATTGGGCCCGACTCCGGCGGTGGCCCGCCACGCCGCGCGCTGGCAGCGGCGTGCGGGTTCGTGGTTGGCGGTTGTGCTGGCGCACGGGGTGGTGGTGGCACTCGTGCTCAGCATCTCGCCGCAGGCGCGCCAGGCGCTTGACCAGGTCATTCAGGCAAGCCTGATATTGCCCCAGTCGTTGCCGGTGGCACCACCCGAGCAGCCCAAGCCACCGGCACCCCAATCGCCACCGAAGAGGCAACGTGTGCTGCCACCGCCGCGTCCCGCCCCTGTGCTTGCGGCTGTACCGCGTGCCGATGCGGCTCCGGAGTCTTTTGTGGCGGCTCCTGCGCTGGTAGAGCCGACTCCTGCTGCTGCGGTGGATCCTGGGCCGGTCATCGCCGCGCCTGCGGCTCCGCCGGCACCGTTGGTGCCACCGGTCTTCAACGCCAACTACCTTGAGAACCCAGTGCCGCAATACCCACCGGCATCGCGGCGCATGGGTGAAGAAGGCCGGGTGATGCTGCGTGTGTACGTCTCTGCAAAGGGGCGTGCTGAGCGTGTCGAGATCAAGACCTCGTCCGGCTTTGACCGGCTGGACCGCGCTGCGATGGACGCGGTGCAGGACTGGCGTTTCGTGCCGGCACGGCGCGGCGATGAAGTGGTTGCCGCCTGGGTGCTGGTGCCCGTTTCTTTTGTAATGAGGGTTTCGTAA
- a CDS encoding EexN family lipoprotein — MKPLSHFSTLLFTLVLSACSPSPAIDTVESLAANPERLKALRLQCKLERAKLGDELCNRVAEATNRRFLGDRKTTDTPPKDPAKF; from the coding sequence ATGAAACCTCTGTCCCACTTCTCCACATTGTTGTTTACGCTGGTGTTGTCTGCGTGCAGCCCTTCCCCGGCCATCGATACGGTGGAATCGCTTGCTGCCAACCCCGAACGACTGAAGGCACTGCGCCTGCAATGCAAACTTGAGCGCGCCAAGCTCGGCGATGAACTCTGTAACCGGGTGGCGGAAGCGACGAACCGACGCTTTCTCGGTGATCGTAAAACAACCGACACACCACCGAAAGATCCTGCCAAGTTCTGA
- a CDS encoding TrbC/VirB2 family protein, giving the protein MTHATAFRFSANPHSKFSGLQVLARPAMQGLLLGALLLLLAGTAQAAGSSMPWEGPLQAILESIQGPVAKIIAVIIIISTGLALAFGDMSGGFRKLIQIVFGLSIAFAASSFFLSFFSFSGGAVV; this is encoded by the coding sequence ATGACACACGCTACTGCTTTCCGTTTTTCTGCAAATCCGCATTCCAAGTTTTCGGGGCTCCAGGTCCTCGCCCGTCCTGCCATGCAGGGCCTGCTGCTGGGCGCGCTGCTGCTGCTCCTGGCCGGCACCGCGCAGGCCGCGGGTTCCAGCATGCCCTGGGAGGGGCCGCTGCAAGCCATCCTGGAGTCCATCCAGGGGCCGGTGGCCAAGATCATCGCGGTGATCATCATCATCTCGACCGGGCTGGCGCTCGCGTTTGGCGACATGTCGGGTGGGTTTCGCAAGCTGATCCAGATCGTCTTCGGCCTGTCCATCGCTTTCGCGGCGTCCTCGTTCTTCCTGTCGTTCTTCAGCTTCTCGGGCGGGGCGGTCGTATGA
- a CDS encoding conjugal transfer protein TraG encodes MQGQGVLFGQIAAVFGIVVAGVWSATQWTAATLGYQARLGSPWFDFSGTPVYHPWRLFEWWFFFDAYAPHVFDIGGAIAGSSGLVAVVVAISMSVWRSRQSKLVTTYGSARWAHATDIREAGLTQPDGVFLGQHDGQYLRHEGPEHILTFAPTRSGKGVGLVVPTLLSWPASAVIHDIKGENWSITAGWRSRFSHCLLFNPTDAKSAAYNPLLEVRRGAHQVRDVQNIADILVDPEGALERRNHWEKTSHALLVGAILHVLYAGEDKTLRGVANFLSDPACPFELTLHRMMTTRHLGDAPHPVVASAAREVLNKSDNERSGVLSTAMSFLGLYRDPTVAEVTSRCDWRIADLISAEHPVSLYLVVPPSDISRTKPLVRLILNQIGRRLTESLDGSDGIARRHKLLLMLDEFPALGRLDFFETALAFMAGYGIRSFLIAQSLNQIDKAYGQNHSILDNCHVRVTFATNDERTAKRISETLGTATELRAQRNYAGHRLSPWLGHLMVSRQETARPLLTPGEVMQLPPDQAVIMVSGVAPIKAKKLRYFADANFKQRVLPAPVLAPSHYTDAPPTRPDDWSGLAIPAAPTTPAAGLADGETGTADDGSPRRQPELSEAAEYSHEEFPQANDLALLDDDDLPLPLPRQLDPAMQRTARLASLDPDDGIQL; translated from the coding sequence ATGCAAGGTCAAGGTGTGCTATTCGGGCAGATCGCCGCTGTCTTCGGCATCGTGGTCGCTGGCGTGTGGAGCGCCACACAATGGACTGCCGCCACCCTGGGCTATCAAGCACGCCTTGGCTCGCCCTGGTTCGATTTCTCTGGCACACCGGTCTATCACCCCTGGCGGCTTTTCGAGTGGTGGTTCTTCTTCGATGCCTACGCACCGCATGTCTTTGACATCGGAGGCGCAATCGCAGGTAGCAGCGGTTTGGTGGCTGTGGTGGTTGCCATCTCCATGTCGGTATGGCGCTCGCGGCAATCCAAGCTGGTCACCACCTACGGCTCGGCACGCTGGGCCCATGCCACTGACATCCGCGAGGCCGGGCTGACCCAGCCTGACGGTGTCTTCCTCGGCCAGCATGACGGGCAATACCTCCGACATGAAGGCCCCGAACACATCCTGACCTTTGCGCCGACACGTTCGGGCAAAGGTGTCGGCCTGGTGGTCCCCACGCTGCTCTCCTGGCCGGCTTCCGCCGTGATCCACGACATCAAGGGCGAGAACTGGTCCATCACCGCAGGTTGGCGCTCCCGCTTCTCGCACTGCCTGCTGTTCAACCCCACCGATGCCAAGTCGGCCGCCTACAACCCGCTGCTGGAGGTGCGGCGCGGCGCACATCAGGTGCGCGACGTGCAGAACATCGCCGACATCCTGGTCGATCCCGAAGGCGCCCTGGAGCGCCGCAACCACTGGGAAAAGACTTCGCACGCACTGCTGGTCGGCGCCATCCTGCACGTGCTCTATGCAGGCGAAGACAAGACGTTGCGCGGCGTCGCCAATTTCCTGTCCGATCCGGCATGCCCGTTCGAGTTGACATTGCACCGGATGATGACGACGCGGCACCTGGGTGATGCGCCGCATCCCGTCGTCGCCTCAGCCGCACGCGAAGTGCTCAACAAGAGCGACAACGAGCGCTCGGGCGTGCTGTCTACGGCCATGTCGTTTCTTGGTCTGTACCGCGACCCCACGGTGGCCGAAGTCACCTCGCGTTGCGACTGGCGCATTGCCGACCTGATTTCTGCCGAGCACCCGGTATCGCTGTACCTGGTGGTCCCTCCATCCGACATCAGCCGCACCAAGCCGCTGGTGCGCCTGATCCTCAACCAGATCGGTCGGCGGTTGACCGAATCGCTCGACGGCTCGGACGGCATCGCACGCCGCCACAAACTGCTGTTGATGCTCGACGAATTCCCTGCGCTGGGTCGCCTGGACTTCTTCGAGACGGCGCTGGCGTTCATGGCCGGCTACGGCATCCGCAGTTTCCTGATCGCGCAGTCGCTCAACCAGATCGACAAAGCCTACGGTCAGAACCATTCGATCCTCGACAACTGCCATGTGCGGGTGACGTTCGCCACCAACGACGAGCGCACGGCCAAGCGCATTTCCGAAACCCTCGGAACGGCCACGGAACTGCGCGCGCAGCGCAACTATGCAGGCCATCGGCTCTCTCCGTGGCTGGGCCACCTGATGGTCTCGCGCCAGGAAACGGCAAGGCCGCTGCTCACCCCTGGGGAGGTGATGCAGCTCCCACCCGATCAAGCGGTGATCATGGTGTCGGGCGTTGCACCGATCAAGGCCAAGAAGCTGCGCTACTTCGCGGACGCCAATTTCAAACAGCGCGTGCTGCCTGCGCCTGTGCTTGCACCCAGCCACTACACCGATGCGCCGCCCACACGGCCCGACGACTGGAGCGGTCTGGCCATCCCAGCCGCCCCAACGACACCAGCCGCAGGCCTGGCCGATGGTGAAACCGGCACCGCCGATGACGGTAGTCCGCGCCGGCAACCCGAGCTGTCCGAGGCTGCCGAGTACAGCCATGAAGAGTTTCCGCAGGCCAACGACCTGGCGCTGCTCGATGACGACGACCTGCCACTACCCCTTCCCCGTCAGCTCGATCCGGCCATGCAGCGCACGGCCCGACTGGCGTCCCTCGACCCTGACGACGGAATCCAGCTATGA
- the trbB gene encoding P-type conjugative transfer ATPase TrbB: MATSLDRRIRMLRTAMGPVIAAALEDPDVVEIMLNPDRTLWIDRLSSGRAPLGVELSEADGERIIRLVAAHVGAEVHRGQPLLTAELPETGERFEGILPPAAPGPAFALRKRAVGVIPLARYVTDGMMTADQASFLVEAVRERQNILIAGGTSTGKTTLANALLAEIAATGDRVLVLEDTVELQCAARDHVPLRTRQGVVSMQELVRSSMRLRPDRVVVGEVRGGEALDLIKVWGTGHPGGIATIHAGSALGALLRLEQLILEVAVNPPRALIAEAVNVVIHIAGRGYRRRIAQIARVVGFDASSYQLGDALAQPLPSVPVPSSTQPGELP; the protein is encoded by the coding sequence ATGGCGACCTCGCTGGACCGTCGCATCCGCATGCTGCGCACGGCCATGGGGCCGGTGATCGCAGCAGCACTGGAAGACCCAGACGTGGTGGAAATCATGCTCAACCCCGACCGGACCCTCTGGATCGACCGGCTGTCGTCGGGCCGTGCACCGCTGGGCGTGGAGCTGTCCGAAGCGGACGGCGAACGCATCATCCGCCTGGTCGCGGCCCACGTCGGCGCGGAGGTGCATCGCGGCCAGCCGTTGCTGACCGCAGAGCTGCCAGAAACCGGCGAGCGCTTCGAGGGCATCCTGCCGCCGGCCGCGCCGGGGCCGGCCTTTGCGTTGCGCAAGCGCGCTGTGGGCGTGATCCCGCTGGCGCGCTATGTCACCGACGGGATGATGACCGCCGACCAGGCGAGCTTTCTGGTGGAGGCCGTGCGCGAACGGCAAAACATCCTGATCGCTGGGGGTACCAGCACTGGCAAGACCACGCTCGCAAATGCCTTGCTGGCCGAGATTGCCGCCACCGGCGACCGTGTGCTGGTGCTTGAAGACACCGTAGAGCTGCAATGCGCGGCCCGTGACCATGTGCCGCTGCGCACGCGCCAGGGCGTGGTGTCCATGCAGGAGCTGGTGCGTTCCTCCATGCGCCTGCGCCCGGACCGTGTCGTCGTGGGCGAAGTGCGCGGCGGCGAGGCGCTGGACCTTATCAAGGTCTGGGGCACGGGCCACCCCGGAGGCATCGCCACCATCCATGCGGGCTCCGCGCTGGGCGCGTTGCTGCGCCTGGAGCAGTTGATCCTCGAAGTGGCGGTCAATCCGCCCCGCGCGCTGATCGCCGAGGCCGTCAATGTCGTGATTCACATCGCCGGGCGTGGGTACAGGCGCCGCATCGCCCAGATCGCCCGTGTGGTCGGCTTCGACGCCTCCAGCTACCAGCTCGGCGACGCCCTGGCGCAACCACTTCCCTCCGTTCCCGTCCCTTCCTCAACCCAACCTGGAGAACTTCCATGA
- a CDS encoding biopolymer transporter ExbD produces MGLGTLGAGGAGRPTSEINIIPLVDVMLVLLVVFIVTAPLLTHAVKLELPQASSRPNVSKAEQIEIAVQKEGQLHWNGVPITLTELEQRADQLAARAPDTEVHLKGDEAVPYGDMARTLSALARHGLTRVGFVTQAAMSP; encoded by the coding sequence ATGGGACTCGGAACACTGGGTGCGGGCGGCGCGGGCCGTCCCACCTCTGAAATCAACATCATCCCCTTGGTGGATGTCATGCTGGTGCTGCTGGTGGTTTTCATCGTCACGGCGCCCTTGCTCACACATGCCGTCAAGCTGGAATTGCCGCAGGCCAGTAGCCGCCCCAATGTGAGCAAGGCCGAGCAAATCGAAATTGCGGTGCAAAAAGAGGGTCAATTGCATTGGAACGGCGTGCCCATCACGCTCACCGAACTGGAGCAGCGCGCGGACCAACTCGCCGCCAGAGCACCAGACACCGAAGTGCATCTGAAAGGCGATGAAGCCGTACCTTATGGCGACATGGCCCGAACCTTGTCCGCGCTCGCGCGCCATGGCCTGACGCGTGTCGGTTTCGTGACTCAAGCTGCGATGTCGCCTTGA
- the modD gene encoding ModD protein, producing the protein MNSVFFDHATIDAWIAEDAPLLDLTTHLLQIDTQQADICFSVRESCMAACTEEAARVVQHCGGEVQRCLPSGTRVVAGDVLLVATGQATSLLRAWKVVQNLLEYACGVAGATARMVQAVHAAAPGVAVLTTRKHSPGLRRIALKSTLCGGAFPHRLSVGETVLVFPQHRALLGDWSALQMRLTAVAPALAEKKCVIEVHTLEEALLAAQVGANVVQFDKASADQLREWCPLFRAQHPHMALLAAGGINGHNAADYAATGVDALVTSSLHHALPVDIGVQVMPI; encoded by the coding sequence ATGAATTCCGTTTTTTTTGACCACGCCACCATCGATGCCTGGATTGCCGAGGATGCGCCTCTGCTCGACCTGACCACGCACCTGCTGCAGATCGATACGCAGCAGGCGGATATTTGCTTCTCCGTGCGCGAGTCCTGCATGGCCGCCTGCACCGAAGAGGCAGCGCGCGTGGTGCAGCATTGTGGTGGCGAGGTGCAGCGCTGCTTGCCTAGCGGCACGCGGGTGGTAGCGGGCGATGTGCTGTTGGTCGCTACCGGTCAAGCGACAAGCCTTTTGCGCGCATGGAAAGTGGTGCAGAACTTGCTCGAATATGCCTGCGGCGTGGCTGGTGCCACGGCGCGCATGGTGCAGGCGGTGCATGCCGCAGCGCCTGGTGTGGCGGTGTTGACCACGCGCAAACATTCACCCGGCCTGCGCCGCATTGCGCTCAAGTCCACACTCTGCGGTGGGGCCTTTCCACATCGACTCAGTGTTGGCGAGACGGTTTTGGTATTCCCTCAGCACCGCGCACTGCTGGGCGATTGGAGTGCGCTGCAAATGCGCCTGACGGCTGTGGCCCCGGCGCTCGCTGAGAAAAAATGCGTAATCGAAGTGCATACGCTGGAAGAGGCCTTGCTGGCGGCCCAAGTCGGCGCCAACGTTGTGCAGTTCGACAAAGCCAGTGCAGACCAACTGCGCGAGTGGTGTCCGCTATTCCGGGCGCAGCACCCGCATATGGCCTTGCTGGCGGCTGGCGGCATCAACGGGCACAACGCCGCCGACTACGCCGCCACTGGCGTTGATGCGCTTGTCACCAGTAGCCTTCACCATGCTCTACCGGTCGATATCGGCGTGCAGGTAATGCCAATATGA
- a CDS encoding LysR family transcriptional regulator, which produces MEIRHLRCFVAVAEELHFARAAEKLHIEQSPLSRAIKELESDLGVLLFERTTRCTRLTHAGRVFLEHVPRIFAALQQARESVKAVAAGYYGQLRIALSDCLSQARLSALLTLCREQEPEVDIRLYEVPFAQQMRGLCCDLYDAGFAQSAEVDDGLIALPVWNDPMVVAVPVRHPLLAYKKLPLDEILRYPLVLCDPDVSEGCSRQLAKVLRSNHREPIVAEQVASHELMITLVAAGFGLGFATEAHLSTCNHPAIVTRPLAGRTPLLTTYLLRRNTEPPQELSRFIERINPVWPVR; this is translated from the coding sequence ATGGAAATTCGGCATTTGCGTTGTTTCGTGGCCGTGGCAGAAGAACTCCATTTCGCGCGCGCGGCAGAGAAGCTGCACATCGAACAATCACCCCTGTCGCGAGCGATCAAGGAACTTGAATCCGATCTGGGTGTTCTGTTGTTCGAGCGCACCACCCGCTGCACGCGGTTGACGCACGCAGGGCGGGTGTTCCTGGAGCATGTACCCCGTATTTTCGCTGCACTGCAACAAGCTCGTGAAAGTGTGAAGGCTGTGGCGGCAGGCTACTATGGGCAATTGCGAATTGCATTGTCGGACTGCCTGTCTCAAGCTCGTTTGTCAGCCTTACTGACCCTGTGCCGAGAGCAGGAGCCCGAGGTGGATATACGCTTGTACGAGGTGCCCTTTGCGCAGCAGATGAGAGGCTTGTGCTGCGACCTGTACGATGCCGGTTTCGCACAATCGGCAGAGGTGGACGACGGTTTGATTGCATTACCCGTGTGGAATGATCCCATGGTCGTCGCTGTCCCGGTGCGGCATCCTTTGCTCGCATACAAGAAGCTGCCGCTGGACGAGATACTGCGCTACCCATTGGTGCTGTGCGACCCAGATGTCAGTGAAGGGTGTAGCCGACAACTCGCCAAGGTGCTGCGTTCCAACCACCGAGAGCCAATTGTGGCTGAACAGGTAGCGAGCCACGAATTGATGATCACGTTGGTAGCTGCCGGCTTCGGCCTCGGCTTTGCTACCGAGGCACACCTGTCGACGTGCAATCACCCCGCCATCGTGACCCGTCCGCTTGCGGGCCGCACGCCCCTGCTTACGACATACCTGCTGCGCCGAAATACTGAGCCGCCGCAGGAATTGAGCCGCTTTATCGAACGAATTAATCCGGTGTGGCCAGTCCGATAG
- the modB gene encoding molybdate ABC transporter permease subunit, with protein sequence MDVLNGCPGAPLPLTFNVVAWSMALQLVLGGGLAWQLARRRFAGRGLLDALVTLPLVFPPIVLGYGLLLLLGRQGWLTQWLPEGLRPDIVFTQTGLVAAAFIAGLPLMVKPAQAAFAGVSPRLREAAAMLGHRPWSVFLRVDLPLARRGVVAGVILAGGRGLGEVGLSLMLGGNIAGRTETLSLAIYNHVLDGNLACANTLSLVLAVAALLAFVLLRRLGAL encoded by the coding sequence ATGGACGTGCTCAACGGCTGCCCCGGCGCGCCGCTGCCTCTCACGTTCAACGTGGTGGCTTGGAGCATGGCGCTGCAACTGGTGTTGGGCGGTGGCTTGGCTTGGCAGCTGGCGCGGCGCCGCTTTGCCGGGCGCGGCCTGCTCGACGCCCTGGTGACACTGCCGCTGGTGTTTCCGCCCATCGTGCTGGGCTATGGATTGCTGCTGCTTTTGGGGCGCCAGGGTTGGCTCACGCAGTGGCTGCCCGAGGGATTGCGGCCCGACATCGTTTTTACGCAGACTGGGCTGGTGGCAGCGGCATTCATTGCCGGGCTGCCTTTAATGGTCAAGCCCGCGCAGGCGGCGTTTGCCGGGGTGTCGCCGCGCCTGCGCGAGGCGGCGGCCATGCTGGGCCACCGCCCGTGGTCGGTGTTTTTGCGCGTCGACCTGCCGCTGGCGCGGCGCGGCGTCGTGGCCGGGGTGATTTTGGCGGGCGGGCGCGGGCTGGGCGAAGTGGGGCTGTCGCTGATGCTGGGCGGCAACATCGCCGGGCGCACCGAAACGCTGTCGCTGGCCATCTACAACCATGTGCTGGACGGCAACCTGGCTTGTGCCAACACGTTGTCGCTGGTGCTGGCGGTGGCCGCGCTGCTGGCTTTTGTTCTGTTACGCCGTTTGGGAGCGCTATGA
- a CDS encoding MotA/TolQ/ExbB proton channel family protein has protein sequence MNDSMLGFSHFLGQADVVARFILGFMLVASVVTWGLIVDRLIDNFRMRRQSQAFLARFHRARNFPEAIAGLSSAADVPCTRLVHLALDSVRHYDAHDASHIDRAGGLSEFLTRVLRQGIEDEAQRMERGLTVLASVGSTAPFVGLLGTVWGIYHALLAIGISGQGTLDKVAGPVGEALIMTAIGLAVAIPAVLGYNALGRRNRVALCQLDAFGHDVLTMVVTGAPLVRSTPGANSLAPYPLVEPGAKPLHLAKAV, from the coding sequence ATGAATGACTCCATGCTGGGGTTTTCCCATTTTCTAGGGCAGGCCGACGTGGTCGCCCGGTTCATCCTTGGCTTCATGCTAGTGGCCTCTGTGGTCACCTGGGGACTGATCGTTGATCGCTTGATCGATAACTTTCGGATGCGCCGCCAAAGCCAGGCGTTTCTGGCCCGATTCCACCGGGCGAGAAACTTTCCAGAAGCCATCGCAGGCCTGTCTTCAGCCGCTGATGTGCCTTGCACGCGACTGGTTCATCTGGCGCTCGATTCCGTTCGCCACTACGACGCCCACGATGCCAGCCATATCGACCGGGCCGGTGGTTTGTCGGAGTTTCTGACCCGCGTCCTGCGCCAGGGCATTGAGGATGAGGCGCAGCGCATGGAACGGGGCCTGACTGTTCTGGCCTCTGTCGGATCCACGGCCCCCTTCGTCGGCCTGCTGGGCACCGTCTGGGGGATTTATCACGCCTTGCTGGCGATCGGCATCTCGGGCCAGGGCACGTTGGACAAGGTGGCTGGCCCTGTGGGCGAGGCACTCATCATGACGGCCATCGGCTTGGCCGTAGCGATTCCCGCCGTGCTGGGCTACAACGCCCTGGGGCGGCGCAACCGTGTGGCGTTGTGCCAGCTCGATGCCTTTGGCCACGACGTGCTCACCATGGTCGTGACTGGCGCACCGCTAGTGCGCAGCACGCCAGGGGCCAATTCGCTCGCGCCATATCCTTTGGTGGAGCCGGGCGCCAAGCCCCTGCATCTTGCAAAGGCCGTGTGA
- a CDS encoding VirB3 family type IV secretion system protein, with translation MSPRESISAGFEVPLHRSLAEPILLGGAPRTVAIAMGTLSAAVGLGLQLWIPGAVLWITGHALAVLGARVDPQFMQVFARHIKHKPLLDV, from the coding sequence ATGAGCCCGCGCGAAAGCATCTCGGCGGGTTTCGAGGTACCGCTGCACCGCTCACTGGCCGAGCCCATCCTGCTGGGCGGCGCGCCCCGCACCGTGGCCATCGCCATGGGCACGCTGTCCGCTGCCGTGGGGCTGGGCCTGCAACTGTGGATTCCGGGAGCCGTGCTCTGGATTACCGGCCATGCGCTGGCGGTTTTGGGGGCACGCGTGGATCCGCAGTTCATGCAGGTCTTCGCGCGGCACATCAAGCACAAGCCGCTGTTGGATGTGTGA
- the modA gene encoding molybdate ABC transporter substrate-binding protein: MLLRHLLIAMLVLTSSPIRAADSVLLAAGAGYRKPVLELLANFSKVSGVRAEASFGNMKQVETQAQQNPDVAFIVGDRVFMESMQLAERYVLLGQGRLVLVLARGQAIGTIAELKEPRFKRIALPDRTKAVYGNAAATCLQRLGLDHALADKLLEVATVPQVSTYVATGEVDAGFINLTEALALDGRAYARLDVPGSCYDPIELSVGVIKGRSGSAGARSFLNYLATPEARRVLERHGL; this comes from the coding sequence ATGCTGTTGCGCCATCTTCTTATTGCCATGCTGGTCCTGACGTCGAGCCCCATTCGGGCTGCCGATAGCGTGCTGCTCGCTGCAGGCGCAGGCTATCGCAAACCCGTGCTGGAGCTATTGGCGAACTTCAGCAAGGTCAGTGGCGTCCGCGCGGAAGCCAGCTTCGGGAATATGAAGCAGGTCGAGACGCAGGCGCAGCAGAATCCCGACGTCGCATTCATCGTTGGTGACCGGGTGTTCATGGAGTCCATGCAACTGGCCGAGCGCTATGTGTTGCTTGGTCAGGGTCGGCTGGTTTTGGTGCTGGCGCGCGGCCAGGCCATCGGCACTATCGCTGAGCTGAAAGAGCCTCGTTTCAAGCGCATTGCGCTGCCCGACCGGACCAAGGCGGTGTATGGCAACGCTGCCGCCACCTGCCTGCAGCGCCTGGGCCTGGACCACGCGCTGGCCGACAAGCTGCTGGAAGTGGCAACGGTACCGCAGGTAAGCACCTACGTGGCCACTGGTGAGGTCGATGCGGGCTTTATCAACCTGACCGAGGCGCTGGCGCTGGACGGGCGCGCGTATGCGCGCCTGGATGTGCCGGGCAGCTGCTACGACCCCATCGAGCTGAGCGTGGGCGTGATCAAAGGGCGCAGCGGCAGCGCTGGTGCTCGCTCCTTTCTCAACTACCTGGCAACCCCCGAGGCGCGGCGCGTGCTGGAGCGCCACGGCCTGTGA
- a CDS encoding DUF364 domain-containing protein: MQDLATRNKPRTTSLLSELHAAVCDRLGDQVETLLIERAVMGIFFTGVKLNNGAGGLCATPIKSVPEAVCCPSSAMAMPTPGKIAGRRAVDVLEDLYRTQDLRRALAIATLNALAETLWLRDGPPAHVELHTSDAFDALPLAPGDQVALVGAFPPYMRELRKRGQPFHVLELDLSTLKPEELPFYMPAESAPEVIPKADVFITTGTTLINGSLDGLLKLLRPGAEAAIIGPTATLVTEPYALRGVTVVGGTRVLNPDVLLDLLAEGGSGYHFFGKTVERVTLRLRPRA, translated from the coding sequence ATGCAAGACCTTGCAACCCGCAACAAACCACGAACGACCTCGCTGTTGTCTGAACTGCACGCAGCCGTGTGTGACCGCCTGGGCGATCAGGTCGAGACCCTGCTGATCGAACGCGCCGTAATGGGCATCTTCTTTACCGGGGTCAAGCTCAACAACGGCGCTGGCGGTTTATGCGCCACGCCCATCAAAAGCGTGCCCGAAGCGGTGTGCTGCCCCAGTTCTGCCATGGCCATGCCCACACCGGGCAAGATTGCCGGACGCCGTGCGGTCGACGTGCTGGAAGACCTTTACCGCACACAGGACCTGCGCCGTGCGCTCGCTATTGCAACGCTCAACGCATTGGCCGAAACGCTGTGGCTGCGCGATGGGCCGCCAGCCCACGTAGAGCTGCACACTAGCGATGCCTTCGATGCCTTGCCGCTGGCACCCGGCGATCAGGTGGCCCTGGTGGGGGCCTTTCCGCCCTATATGCGCGAGCTGCGCAAACGGGGGCAACCTTTCCATGTACTGGAGCTTGACCTCTCCACGCTCAAACCCGAAGAGTTACCGTTCTACATGCCTGCCGAGAGTGCGCCTGAGGTGATTCCCAAGGCGGATGTTTTCATCACGACAGGCACCACGCTCATCAATGGCTCCCTGGATGGCCTCTTGAAGTTGCTGCGCCCTGGGGCCGAGGCCGCCATCATTGGCCCGACGGCCACGCTGGTGACAGAGCCGTATGCGCTGCGCGGCGTCACTGTCGTCGGTGGAACACGTGTTCTCAACCCCGATGTGCTGCTCGACTTGCTGGCCGAAGGCGGGTCGGGCTACCACTTCTTTGGCAAGACGGTGGAGCGCGTCACCTTACGTTTGCGGCCGCGGGCGTGA
- a CDS encoding ribbon-helix-helix protein, CopG family yields the protein MSQTRLNLFIQPEHAKRLDELAAMKGISKSSIVAAALASWLSPDAGDQREAAIAKRLDRLTRQFERLERDQNIEIETLALFIRYFLTVSTPVPEAHQEAARAQGKARFEQFVEQLGRHLLRGRSLVRDVVEELQPDTARLHETAAKAEAQERSQ from the coding sequence ATGAGCCAAACCCGCCTCAATCTCTTCATTCAACCCGAGCACGCCAAGCGCCTGGACGAGTTGGCCGCTATGAAGGGGATCTCCAAGTCGTCCATCGTCGCGGCAGCGCTCGCGTCCTGGCTGTCGCCGGACGCGGGCGACCAGCGCGAGGCGGCCATCGCCAAGCGGCTCGACCGACTGACCCGCCAATTCGAGCGGCTGGAGCGCGATCAGAACATCGAAATCGAAACGCTGGCGCTGTTCATCCGCTACTTCCTGACCGTCAGCACGCCGGTGCCCGAGGCGCACCAGGAAGCAGCCCGAGCCCAGGGCAAGGCGCGCTTCGAGCAGTTCGTCGAACAGTTGGGCCGTCACCTGCTGCGCGGGCGCAGCCTGGTGCGCGACGTGGTCGAAGAGCTTCAACCCGACACCGCGCGGCTCCATGAGACGGCAGCCAAGGCCGAAGCGCAGGAGCGATCCCAGTGA